The nucleotide window CGTTGAGTCAGATTGTCTAGCATGTCGGGTGATCAGTAAGAGAGGCGGGCAGCTGCCCGGAAACCGTGCCATTTTACATGAGTGCGGAGGGCGCGGGTCCGGCGCGGGGAAGCCGGCGATGCTCTCCAATTGTCACAGCCGTGCACACTCCATGAGAACATTTGTCATTTCTGATTGACAACTATTCAAGGCGCCTGCATCGTGCTCGTTCACTTCAATCTCACCATCATGGGGAGCATCATGAGCAGCATACATAGCGGCGGTGCAGCGGTACGGCAGGTAGACCCGGAAAGCCGGGAAGAAGGCTTTGCCTTTACCGCCTCGGGCAGCGAGTATTTCCGGATCTGGATCGTCAACCTGTTCCTGTCGGTCGTCACGCTGGGCATCTATACGGCCTGGGCCAAGGTGCGGCGCAACCAGTATTTTTACGCCAACACGCGGCTGGCAGGCGGCGGCTTCGAGTACCACGCCAAGCCGCTCACGATCCTGAAGGGGCGCATCGTGATGATGGTCCTGTTCGGCGCCTACGCGCTGGCGGGCAAGGTGTCGCCGATGCTCGGCCTGGGCATCCTGCTGGTGATCTGGGCCGTGATGCCGTGGCTGCTCTGGAAAAGCCTGCAGTTCGCGCTGTATAACAGCAGCTACCGCGGCATCCGCTTCAGTTTCAAGGGCAGCGCGAAGGAAGCCTACCTGTATTTCCTGGTGCTGCCGCTGCTGGGCGTACTGACCCTGGGCCTGCTGTACCCGTTCGCCCACCAGCGCCTCAAGCGCTTCCAGCACACCAGCAGCCACTTCGGCACCATGCCGTTCTCGTTCGACGCGCGGGTGGGCAGCTTCTACAAGGCCTACCTGGGGCTGTTCGCCGTATGGGTGGCGGCTGGCGTGACCACCACGATCGTGCTGACGTCCATCGTCGAGATGCCGGCCCTCGGCATGCTGATGTGGGTGCCGATGATCCTGTATCCCTTCTTCATCTGCAGTGCCCTGGTGTTCGCAACCCTCCTGCAGAACCTGATCTGGAACCACACGCAGCTGGGCGGCCATGCCTTCCGCTCCACGATGCGGGGCAAGGAAGTCATCTGGATCTACCTGACCAACGCGCTTGGAATCATCTGCACGCTGGGCCTGTTCATCCCGTTCGCCACCGTGCGCCTGATGAAGTATCGCCTGGAATCCACGTCGCTGGTGGTCAACGGCAGCCTGGACGACATCGTCGCCGGCGAGCGGATGCACGTCAGCCCGCTCGGCGACGGCGCGGCCGACCTGGCCGACTTCGACCTGGCGCTGTAAGGCATGGAGACGGGCCTGGCCGGCAGCTATTTCGACGGCACCACGTCGCGCGCGCACCGTGTCACGCTGGCCGTGCGCGACGGCGCCGTGCACCTGGAGGGCGACGTGGAACGCAGCACGCCGCTGTGGGAGATGCGCGTGGCCGAGCGCATCGCCCGCGCGCCGCGCAAGCTGACGTTTCCCGACGAAGCCACCTTCGAGGCGGACGACCAGGCGGCGCTCGACACGCTGCTGCACGCCACTGGCCACCGCGACAGCATGGTGGTGCGTGCCCAGCAAAGCTGGCGCGGCACGCTGGTGGCGCTGTGCGTCACGAGCTGCATGCTGGTGCTGGGCTACCTGTTCGTGCTGCCGGCCGGCGCCGACCTGCTGGCGCACAACCTGCCCGTAGCGGTCGAGCGCCAGATGGGCAAGGGCACGCTGGCGCTGCTGGACCGGCACGTGTTCTCGCCCAGCCGGCTGCCCGCGGCGCGGCGCGGCGAACTGGCGGCGCGCTTCGCACGGCTGGTGCCGCCGGGCACGGCCGACGGACTGGCCGGCGGGCCGGCGCCGGACTGGCAACTGGTGTTCCGCAAGAGCCGCATCGGCCCGAACGCGTTCGCGCTGCCATCCGGCCACATCGTGATGACCGACGAGATGGTGGAATTGCTCGGTGACGATGGCGCCGTGATGGCCACGCTGGCGCACGAACTGGGCCACCTGCATGGCCGCCACCTGACACGGCGGCTGATCCAGGGTTCCATCGTTGGCGCGGCCAGCCTGCTGATCTCCGGCGACGCCAGCTCGCTGGTGGCCGGCCTGCCGGCGCTGGCGCTGGACCTGCATTATTCACGCGATGCGGAACGCGAGGCCGACGATTACGCCGTCGCGCTGCTGGAGAGGAACGGCTTGCCGCTGGCGCACATGGAGAAAGTGTTTTCAGCGCTGCAGGGCCTGCAGGAGGAAGGCATCCAGGTGCCGGCCTACCTGTCCAGCCATCCCGATACAGCCGAACGGCTGGCGCGCGTGCGCCAGCATGGTCGCTACAAGCAATGAATTCCTCGCGTTTGAACGGCAGGGCTTGCTATGATGGCCCCGCTGTTCAAACAATCGGGGAGACGCGGATGAAGCTGAAGTCGATGGTGGCAATGGTGGTAACGGCGGGCATGGCGCTCGGCGCGGTCCAGGGTGCGCAGGCGCAGGACGTGGTCAGGCTGGGCAACCTGAAGTTCGCCCACTATGGGGCGGTTTCCTATATCAAGGAAATCGCGCCGAAGTGCGGCATCAAGGTCGAGGAGCACGTGTTCGCCAAGGGGCTGGACGTGATGCAGGCAATCATTGCCGGTGAACTCGACGTGGGCGCCACGGCGTCGGAGGCGGCCATCTCGGGCCGCGCGGGCGGGGCGCCGATCTACGTGGTGGCCGGCTTCGCCAAGGGCGGCGCGCGGCTGGTCGGCCGCACCGACCTGGCCATGAAGTCGATCAAGGACCTGAAAGGCAAGCGCGTGGGCGTCACGCGCGGCGGCATCCAGGAAGTGCTGCTGCTGGCCGAGCTGCAGCAGGCCGGGCTGACCGCTTCCGACCAGCCGGGCAAGGACGTGCGCCTGGTGTTCCTGGCCTACGCCGACCTCAATCAGGCGCTGCTGGGCAAGAACATCGACGCGATGATGCAATCCGAACCCCAGTCCTCGCAAGCCATCAACAAGGGCTTCGGCAACGAGATCATGAAGCCGTACAACACGCCGATCGGCGAGCCGGTGCGCACCATGGTGATGACGGAAAAGTTCTACAAGGAGCGCCGGCCGGTGGCCGAGAAGTTCATGCGCTGCTTCGTCGAAGCGACCAGGACCTTCATCGACAACAAGGCCGTGGCCGAGAAATACGTGCGCGAGGTGGTGTTCAAGGGGCAGATCACCAAGGACGATTTCGAGGATGCAATCGGCAATTCGCCCTATGTGCACGACATTTCGGTGGAACACATCCAGACCACCACGGACGTGATGGTGAAGACCGGCGTCGGCCGCATGAGCCGCCCGCCGGTGGCGAAGGACTGGGTCAAGACCGACCTGCTGGAGGGGGCCCGCAAGAGCCTCGGCATCAAGTAAGGGGGCGGCATGGCGCGCATCGACTGGCGGGAAGCCGGCATCGGCATGGTGGTGCCGGTGGTCCTGATCGCCGCATGGCAGCTGTTCTCCAGCATGGGGTGGGTCAATCCCCAGGTGCTGCCGTCGCCCTGGGCGGTGGTGACGAAGTGGGTCGAGTACCTGCTGCCGCTGCAGCCGCACGACCCGGCCACGCAATCGTGGCTGGCGTGGGCCTTTTCCGGGGAGCTGATCCACGATTCGCTGGGCTCTCTATATAGAGTGGCGGTCGGTTTCCTGATCGGCGCCGGGCTGGCGCTGCCGATCGGCCTGTCGATGGGCGCCAGCCCGCGCGTGTATGCCTGGCTCAATCCGCTGGTGCAGCTGCTGCGGCCGATTCCGCCGATCGCCTATATTCCGCTGTCGATCCTGTGGTTCGGCCTGGGCAATCCGCCGGCCGTGTTTCTCATCGCGCTGGGCGCGTTCTTCCCGGTGCTGATGAACACGATCGCCGGGGTGCGCCAGGTCGACGGCATCTATATCCGCGCGGCGCGCAACCTGGGCGCCTCGGGCAGCACGCTGTTCCTGCGCGTGATGCTGCCGGCCGCCGTGCCGTATATCCTGTCGGGCGTGCGCATCGGCATCGGCACGGCGTTCATCGTCGTCATCGTGGCCGAGATGATCGCCGTCAGCAACGGGCTGGGGTTCCGCATCACCGAGGCGCGCGAGTACTTCTGGTCCGACAAGATCATTGCGGGCATGCTGACCATCGGCGTGATCGGGCTGGCCATCGACGTGGGCGTGAACCGCCTGAACAACCACCTGCTGCGCTGGCACCGCGGCCTGGAGAACTGACATGGACCTGGAAAAGAACGATGCGCACATCGTCGTGGCGGGCGTGAGCAAGGTGTTCGCCACCGGTGGCGGGCGCGAAGTCGTGGCCTTGCAGGATATCGGCCTGGCCATCCCGCGCGGCCAGTTCGTCTGCCTGCTGGGCCCTTCCGGCTGCGGCAAGTCGACCTTGCTGAACGCGGTGGCCGGCTTCGCGCTGCCTTCCACCGGCACCATCACCGCCGACGGCCAGCCGGTCACGGCGCCCGGCCCCGAGCGGGGCATGGTGTTCCAGGAATACGCGCTGTTCCCGTGGATGACGGTCGAGGACAACATCGCCTTCGGCCTGGAAATCAAGGGCCAGCCGAAAGCGGCGATCCGCGCCACCGTCGACAAGCTGCTGGCGATGCTGTCGCTGGCCGACTTCCGGCAGCGCTATCCGAAGGACCTGTCCGGCGGCATGCGCCAGCGCGTGGCGATCGCCCGCGTGCTGGCCCTCGATTCGCCGATCATGCTGATGGATGAGCCATTCGGCGCGCTCGACGCGCTCACCCGCCGCAACCTGCAGGACGAGCTGCTGCGCATCTGGTCCGAACTGAAGAAGACGATCATCTTCGTCACGCACTCGATCGAGGAAGCGATCTACCTGGCCGACCGCATCGTGGTGATGACCTACCGCCCCGGCACGATCAAGCGCGACATCCTGGTCGACCTGCCGCGCCTGCGCGACCCCGCCGGCGCCGACTTCAATGCCTTGAAGCGCGAGCTGGGGCAGCTGGTGATGGAAGAGCAGCAGCGGCATCATCATGACGAGCTGCGGCTGGCGGCGGTGGATTAGCGTTGGCCCTGGTGTCGGACATTTTTTCTGGATGGTGTTCCCAGAAAAATTGTCGGACACCGGTTTTCGCATGATCGGCGCGCAGGCTCCACGAAAACCGGTATCTGACACCATTATCCCTTGGATAATGGTGTCAGATACCGGACTTCGGCGCTTTTGCCCGCCGGCCGGCATGGCCGCGTTAGTGTAAACTGCGCGGATGCAGACCATTCTCTTGATCGCAGCCGCGCTGCTGTACATCGTGTGCGCCCTGTTGCCTGCCGCGAAGGCCAGGCCGATTGCCGCCGGCACGGCGCTGGCCTGGCTGGTGCATGGCGCGGGCCTGTGGATGGATGTGGTGGTGCCCGGCTCGCTGCGCCTCGGCTTCGCGGCGATGCTGTCGTCCGCCCTGTGGATCTCGGTGGGCGCCTACTGGATCGAGAACCGCAATTTCTCGCTGGATGGCTTGCGCCGCATGGTGATGCCGTGCGCCGCCATCGCCTGCGCGCTGCAGGCCCTGTTCCCGGGCGCGCTGATAGCGCTGGCAGGGCGCTCGCCGATGTTCGGCTGGCATATCGCGATCGCCACGCTGGCCTACAGCACGCTGACGATTGCCGCCTTCCATGCCGTGCTGATGGCCTTGCAGGAATCGCGGCTGCACACCCGCAGCGAGCAGGTCACGTTCCTGTCCGCCGCGCTGGACCAGCTGCCGGCGCTGCTGACGATGGAAAAGCTGCTGTTCCGCCTGATCGGCTTCGGCTTCGCACTGCTCAGCCTCACTGTCCTGTCCGGCATCGTGTTTTCCGAGCAGCTGTTCGGCCAGGCGCTGAAATGGGACCATAAGTCCGTGTTCACGCTGCTGTCGTGGGTACTGTTCGCGGCGCTGCTGGCCGGCCGGCACTTTCGCGGCTGGCGCGGCAAGACGGCGCTGTCGTTCACGCTGGCGGGATTCGCCACGCTGCTGCTGGCCTATGTCGGCAGCCGTTTTGTTCTGGAAGTAGTGCTACACCGAGGTTTCGCATGACACGTATCCTGTTCTGGCTGGCGCTTGCGCTGCTGGTGTATTTCGCCATCCGTTCCAAGCTGAAGGCGTCGCAGCGGCGGCAGCAGCAGCAGTGGGAGCAGCAACAGCGCGAGCAGCAGCGCCAGGCCAATGCATCGACTTCGCGGCAGGTGACACCGCCCGAAGCCATGCTGTGCTGCGCCCATTGCGGCGTGCATTTTCCGGCATCGGAAAACGTGCCTGCCAACGGGCGCGATTACTGCAGCCCCGCCCACGCGCCGCTGAAATGAACCGGCGGTCCGCGCAACGGCCGGAACACAGGTGATCGACAGGGGATTCAGTGCGGGAGCGCAGGCGGCCAGCGCGTTGCCGGCGCTGTCCCCGGCGGCCCGCGACACGTTCTGGCGCTCGCTGCAAACGCTCAACGCCACGCGCGTCGTCATCGCGCTGGTGCTGCTCGCCTACCTGAGCTTCGACAGCCGCGGCCTGCCATCGGCCGGCGGTTTCCTGTACGCGCAAACCTGCGCGTTCTACCTGTTCCTGGCGGTCCTGTTCGCGCTCACGGCGGCCTGGTGGCGCCGCCGCTTCATGCTGCAGCTGCTGTCCCAGGTCACCTGCGACCTCGTCGTCATCTCGCTGTTGTATACAGCGGGCGGCGGCGTGCGCAGCGGACTGGGCATCCTTTACCTGTTCCCGCTGGCCGGGTGCGCGATCCTCGCGCCGCTGGTGCTGGCCCTGTTCTGGGCCTCGCTGGCGTCGCTGTTCATGCTGGCCGACAGTATCTGGCGCGCGCTGGAAGGCGATGGCGACAAGGCCGTGCTGCAGGCCGGCCTGTATGGCGCGGCCTTCTTTGCCGCCGTGCTGGTGGTGAACCGCATGGCGGCGCGGCTGATCAACCAGGAAGAGCTGGCGGTACAGCGCGGCATCGAGATCGGCGTGCAGCAGGCCGTCAACCGGCTGGTGATGTCGCAGGCGGGCGATGGCATCGTGGTGGTCGGGCCGAATGGCGAACTGTTGGCCGGCAACCCGGCGGCGCGCCAGATGCTCGGCCTGTCCGGCGCGCTGGGGCTGCGGCTGGGCGCGATGCCCTCGCTGCACCCGGTCGCGCAAGCCTACGAGGACTGGCGCGCCGACCCGGCGCGCCATACCGTCTACGTGACCGTCAAGCCTTACACCGATCCCGCGCTGCAGGACCCGACCACGGCGTGGAGCGTGCGGGCAGACCTGGCCGCGCACCTGAAAGTGCGCTTCGCGGCCGCCGACACGATGGCACTGGGTACCGAGCGCAACGTGATCTTCCTGCAGGACGTGACGGCCATCGAAAACCAGGCGCAGCAGCTGAAGCTGGCGTCGATGGGCCGGCTCACCGCCAGCATCGCGCATGAGGTGCGCAATCCGCTGTCCGCGATCGGCCATGCCAACTCGCTGCTGGCCGAGGACCTGGACACCCCCGTGCATGCCCGGCTGCTGAAGATCATCGGCGACAACGTGGCGCGGGTGAACCGGATGGTGGAAGACATCCTGCAACTGTCGCGCAAGGCGCACGTGCACGACGAGCCGCTGGCACTGGCCGCGCTGGTGGCCGAGCTGAAGGCCGAATTCGACGAAACGCACCGGCTCGATCCGCAGGTGCTCGACGTGGCCCGGGTGCGCGACGTGACGGTGCGCTTCGATCCGCTGCACCTGCGCGAAGTGCTCCTCAACCTGCTCGGCAATGCGATCCGCTATGCCAGCCGGCAGCCGTCGTCGATCCGCCTGTTCGTGGTGCAGGTGCCGGGCCGCCCGACGGAACTGCACGTGCAGGACGACGGACCCGGCATCTCCCCTGAGGTGCGGGCCCACCTGTTCGAACCGTTCTACACTACCTCGTCGAAGGGCACGGGGCTGGGGCTGTACCTGGCGCGCGAGCTGTGCCTGAACAACGAGGCGATGCTGGACTACGAATACCGCCTCGATGCCGGGCCGGTGGCCGCGCCGCTGTCCTCCGGCCGCTTCGTCATCACGTTCGCGCACCCGTCAAGAGAAGAAGAGCCGACATGAGTACCTCCCCCCGCGTACTGGTAGTCGATGACGAAGACGACCTGCGCGACCTGCTGGAAATCACGCTGCTCAAGATGGGCCTGGACGTGGATGGCGCGGCCGACCTGCGCAGCGCGCGCGCCCAGCTGGCCGCCCACGAGTACGATCTGGTGCTGACGGACATGCGCCTGCCCGATGGCCTGGGCCTCGACCTGGTGCGCGAGATCGCCGCCAGCGGCCGCAACCTGCCGGTGGCCGTGGTGACCGCGTTCGGCAGCGCGGAAAACGCCGTGGTGGCGCTGAAGGCCGGCGCCTTCGATT belongs to Pseudoduganella albidiflava and includes:
- a CDS encoding YjgN family protein codes for the protein MSSIHSGGAAVRQVDPESREEGFAFTASGSEYFRIWIVNLFLSVVTLGIYTAWAKVRRNQYFYANTRLAGGGFEYHAKPLTILKGRIVMMVLFGAYALAGKVSPMLGLGILLVIWAVMPWLLWKSLQFALYNSSYRGIRFSFKGSAKEAYLYFLVLPLLGVLTLGLLYPFAHQRLKRFQHTSSHFGTMPFSFDARVGSFYKAYLGLFAVWVAAGVTTTIVLTSIVEMPALGMLMWVPMILYPFFICSALVFATLLQNLIWNHTQLGGHAFRSTMRGKEVIWIYLTNALGIICTLGLFIPFATVRLMKYRLESTSLVVNGSLDDIVAGERMHVSPLGDGAADLADFDLAL
- a CDS encoding M48 family metallopeptidase, translating into METGLAGSYFDGTTSRAHRVTLAVRDGAVHLEGDVERSTPLWEMRVAERIARAPRKLTFPDEATFEADDQAALDTLLHATGHRDSMVVRAQQSWRGTLVALCVTSCMLVLGYLFVLPAGADLLAHNLPVAVERQMGKGTLALLDRHVFSPSRLPAARRGELAARFARLVPPGTADGLAGGPAPDWQLVFRKSRIGPNAFALPSGHIVMTDEMVELLGDDGAVMATLAHELGHLHGRHLTRRLIQGSIVGAASLLISGDASSLVAGLPALALDLHYSRDAEREADDYAVALLERNGLPLAHMEKVFSALQGLQEEGIQVPAYLSSHPDTAERLARVRQHGRYKQ
- a CDS encoding ABC transporter substrate-binding protein produces the protein MVAMVVTAGMALGAVQGAQAQDVVRLGNLKFAHYGAVSYIKEIAPKCGIKVEEHVFAKGLDVMQAIIAGELDVGATASEAAISGRAGGAPIYVVAGFAKGGARLVGRTDLAMKSIKDLKGKRVGVTRGGIQEVLLLAELQQAGLTASDQPGKDVRLVFLAYADLNQALLGKNIDAMMQSEPQSSQAINKGFGNEIMKPYNTPIGEPVRTMVMTEKFYKERRPVAEKFMRCFVEATRTFIDNKAVAEKYVREVVFKGQITKDDFEDAIGNSPYVHDISVEHIQTTTDVMVKTGVGRMSRPPVAKDWVKTDLLEGARKSLGIK
- a CDS encoding ABC transporter permease; the encoded protein is MARIDWREAGIGMVVPVVLIAAWQLFSSMGWVNPQVLPSPWAVVTKWVEYLLPLQPHDPATQSWLAWAFSGELIHDSLGSLYRVAVGFLIGAGLALPIGLSMGASPRVYAWLNPLVQLLRPIPPIAYIPLSILWFGLGNPPAVFLIALGAFFPVLMNTIAGVRQVDGIYIRAARNLGASGSTLFLRVMLPAAVPYILSGVRIGIGTAFIVVIVAEMIAVSNGLGFRITEAREYFWSDKIIAGMLTIGVIGLAIDVGVNRLNNHLLRWHRGLEN
- a CDS encoding ABC transporter ATP-binding protein, coding for MDLEKNDAHIVVAGVSKVFATGGGREVVALQDIGLAIPRGQFVCLLGPSGCGKSTLLNAVAGFALPSTGTITADGQPVTAPGPERGMVFQEYALFPWMTVEDNIAFGLEIKGQPKAAIRATVDKLLAMLSLADFRQRYPKDLSGGMRQRVAIARVLALDSPIMLMDEPFGALDALTRRNLQDELLRIWSELKKTIIFVTHSIEEAIYLADRIVVMTYRPGTIKRDILVDLPRLRDPAGADFNALKRELGQLVMEEQQRHHHDELRLAAVD
- a CDS encoding cytochrome C assembly family protein, translating into MQTILLIAAALLYIVCALLPAAKARPIAAGTALAWLVHGAGLWMDVVVPGSLRLGFAAMLSSALWISVGAYWIENRNFSLDGLRRMVMPCAAIACALQALFPGALIALAGRSPMFGWHIAIATLAYSTLTIAAFHAVLMALQESRLHTRSEQVTFLSAALDQLPALLTMEKLLFRLIGFGFALLSLTVLSGIVFSEQLFGQALKWDHKSVFTLLSWVLFAALLAGRHFRGWRGKTALSFTLAGFATLLLAYVGSRFVLEVVLHRGFA
- a CDS encoding PP0621 family protein, translating into MTRILFWLALALLVYFAIRSKLKASQRRQQQQWEQQQREQQRQANASTSRQVTPPEAMLCCAHCGVHFPASENVPANGRDYCSPAHAPLK
- a CDS encoding sensor histidine kinase gives rise to the protein MIDRGFSAGAQAASALPALSPAARDTFWRSLQTLNATRVVIALVLLAYLSFDSRGLPSAGGFLYAQTCAFYLFLAVLFALTAAWWRRRFMLQLLSQVTCDLVVISLLYTAGGGVRSGLGILYLFPLAGCAILAPLVLALFWASLASLFMLADSIWRALEGDGDKAVLQAGLYGAAFFAAVLVVNRMAARLINQEELAVQRGIEIGVQQAVNRLVMSQAGDGIVVVGPNGELLAGNPAARQMLGLSGALGLRLGAMPSLHPVAQAYEDWRADPARHTVYVTVKPYTDPALQDPTTAWSVRADLAAHLKVRFAAADTMALGTERNVIFLQDVTAIENQAQQLKLASMGRLTASIAHEVRNPLSAIGHANSLLAEDLDTPVHARLLKIIGDNVARVNRMVEDILQLSRKAHVHDEPLALAALVAELKAEFDETHRLDPQVLDVARVRDVTVRFDPLHLREVLLNLLGNAIRYASRQPSSIRLFVVQVPGRPTELHVQDDGPGISPEVRAHLFEPFYTTSSKGTGLGLYLARELCLNNEAMLDYEYRLDAGPVAAPLSSGRFVITFAHPSREEEPT